The proteins below come from a single Mya arenaria isolate MELC-2E11 chromosome 6, ASM2691426v1 genomic window:
- the LOC128236427 gene encoding uncharacterized protein LOC128236427, whose product MEEADVGAEKEDEYINGGTSSEDDTEFPAQKKKKTVCYWLREFPQVWNTRHENYRKTPEKDLLWEEQGQKMGLTGSHLKQWYRSTRFKFGHVKTKKGKSGSVAQPVLTFRDKTVWQLFQFLGDFVKEKANREPVASLRKRIAAQAPAHTPPRDPSPVRDEEPAPRPRGAAPPPPAAEAPDAAPVDPLVDLHRQGIQLLVSHRAALDAVIGIKGPHKDRSAYCDYLNQCGQQLNQELWSRFKRESFMFMESLLE is encoded by the exons ATGGAGGAGGCAGACGTTGGTGCTGAGAAGGAGGACGAGTATATTAATGGTGGTACTTCTTCAGAAGATGACACGGAGTTTCCAGCccaaaagaaaaagaagaccGTCTGTTACTGGCTCCGAGAGTTCCCACAAGTCTGGAACACGCGccatgaaaactacaggaagACACCTGAGAAGGACCTCTTGTGGGAAGAGCAGGGCCAGAAGATGGGGTTGACGGGCAGCCATCTCAAACAATGGTACAGGAGCACTAGGTTCAAGTTTGGTCATGTCAAGACCAAGAAGGGCAAGTCCGGATCTGTTGCCCAACCAGTTCTGACCTTCCGGGATAAGACTGTATGGCAGCTATTCCAGTTTCTGGGGGACTTCGTCAAGGAGAAGGCCAATCGGGAGCCAGTTGCCAGT ctCCGCAAGAGGATTGCTGCCCAGGCACCCGCTCACACTCCTCCTCGTGATCCCAGTCCAGTCCGTGATGAAGAGCCAGCCCCCAGGCCTAGAGGTGCAGCTCCACCACCGCCAGCTGCTGAGGCTCCAGATGCTGCTCCCGTGGACCCCCTGGTTGACCTACATAGACAGGGCATTCAGCTACTGGTCAGCCATCGAGCAGCGCTAGATGCAGTCATTGGGATAAAGGGGCCCCACAAGGACCGGTCTGCATACTGTGACTACCTCAATCAGTGCGGCCAGCAGCTGAACCAAGAGCTGTGGTCGAGATTCAAGAGAGAGTCATTCATGTTTATGGAGTCCCTCCTCGAGTAG
- the LOC128237832 gene encoding uncharacterized protein LOC128237832, with product MPNQVRLLLLQLQGVLLHCPTSLVDANYRFLWCDIGGAGHMSDAQIFNGSELKEAMDNRTIGFPQKIHCLYDDEDTPYFLLADDAFALRTNLMKPYSTRGMTRSQAMYNYRISRGRRVVRNAFGIMANRFRAFLGRMQQSPEVVQLIVKCYVILHNMMRRRYPGEQP from the coding sequence ATGCCCAATCAGGTGAGGCtcctactactacaactacaaggGGTTTTACTCCATTGTCCTACGTCCCTGGTTGATGCCAACTACAGGTTCCTGTGGTGTGATATTGGAGGAGCCGGTCACATGTCAGATGCCCAGATCTTCAACGGCAGTGAGCTCAAAGAGGCCATGGACAACCGTACCATAGGGTTCCCCCAGAAGATCCACTGCCTTTATGATGATGAGGACACACCCTACTTCCTCCTTGCGGACGACGCATTCGCACTCCGTACCAACTTGATGAAACCTTACTCCACCCGAGGCATGACCAGATCACAGGCAATGTACAATTACCGCATATCAAGAGGACGTCGGGTTGTAAGGAATGCCTTTGGCATCATGGCAAACCGGTTTAGAGCATTCCTTGGTAGGATGCAGCAGTCTCCAGAGGTCGTCCAGCTCATCGTCAAGTGCTATGTGATCCTCCACAACATGATGCGCAGGCGGTACCCGGGTGAGCAGCCGTGA